In the Moraxella osloensis genome, one interval contains:
- a CDS encoding carboxyl transferase domain-containing protein, translated as MTVIQSKLSPNGAEFQANAAAMQTIVDDLKAKLAVIAQGGSASARAKHVARGKLLPRERVERLLDAGTPFLEVSPMAAYGMYDADIPAAGVIAGIGRVAGIDCMIVCNDATVKGGTYYPMTVKKHLRAQEIARENRLPCIYLVDSGGANLPNQDEVFPDKDHFGRIFFNQANMSAEGIPQIAVVMGSCTAGGAYVPAMSDESIIVKDQGTIFLGGPPLVKAATGEEVTAEDLGGGDVHTRLSGVVDHLAQNDLHALSLARNIIGNLNQQKTPIHHATAQKTPRPPKYDAKELYGIIPTDTRKPFDIREIIARIVDGSEFDEFKARFGTTLVCGFAHIEGMPVGIIANNGILFSESAQKATHFIELCCKRKIPLVFLQNITGFMVGRKYENEGIARHGAKMVMAVANAKVPKFTVIVGGSFGAGNYGMCGRAYSPRFLWMWPNARISVMGGEQAASVLATVKRSQYHAKGEHWSSEDEEAFKAPVRQQFDEQGHPYYASARLWDDGVIDPADTRQVLALGLSAAYNAPIEDTTFGVFRM; from the coding sequence ATGACGGTTATCCAAAGTAAATTAAGCCCCAACGGTGCAGAATTTCAAGCCAATGCCGCTGCCATGCAAACTATCGTTGATGACCTTAAAGCCAAACTTGCGGTCATTGCCCAAGGCGGTTCAGCGTCTGCACGCGCCAAACATGTGGCTCGGGGTAAGCTATTGCCGCGTGAACGTGTCGAGCGCTTGCTAGATGCCGGTACGCCATTTTTGGAAGTCTCACCGATGGCAGCGTATGGCATGTATGATGCCGATATCCCTGCCGCAGGCGTGATTGCTGGCATTGGTCGTGTCGCTGGCATTGATTGTATGATTGTGTGTAACGATGCCACCGTCAAAGGCGGCACTTACTACCCGATGACGGTCAAAAAACATTTACGGGCGCAAGAAATCGCGCGAGAAAACCGCTTGCCATGTATCTATTTGGTGGACTCTGGCGGCGCGAACTTACCCAACCAAGATGAAGTATTCCCAGATAAAGACCACTTTGGTCGTATCTTTTTTAACCAAGCCAATATGAGCGCCGAAGGCATACCCCAAATCGCCGTCGTCATGGGTAGCTGTACTGCAGGTGGTGCCTATGTACCCGCCATGAGTGACGAGTCGATTATCGTCAAAGATCAAGGGACGATTTTTTTGGGCGGACCGCCGCTGGTCAAAGCTGCCACAGGTGAAGAAGTGACCGCCGAAGACTTAGGCGGTGGCGATGTGCATACCCGTCTATCGGGTGTGGTTGACCACCTTGCCCAAAACGATTTACATGCGTTATCACTAGCGCGCAACATCATCGGCAATTTAAACCAACAAAAAACACCCATCCACCACGCTACCGCGCAAAAAACCCCGCGTCCACCCAAATACGACGCCAAAGAATTGTACGGTATCATTCCAACTGACACCCGTAAGCCCTTTGATATCCGTGAAATCATTGCACGTATCGTCGATGGCAGTGAGTTTGATGAGTTTAAAGCACGCTTTGGCACGACGCTGGTGTGTGGTTTTGCGCATATTGAAGGTATGCCAGTGGGTATTATCGCTAACAACGGTATTTTATTTAGCGAATCAGCGCAAAAAGCCACCCATTTTATCGAGCTATGCTGCAAACGTAAAATTCCGCTCGTTTTTCTGCAAAATATCACAGGCTTTATGGTGGGGCGCAAATACGAAAATGAAGGGATTGCCCGTCATGGTGCCAAAATGGTCATGGCAGTTGCCAATGCCAAAGTACCGAAGTTTACTGTGATTGTCGGCGGCTCATTCGGCGCAGGTAACTATGGTATGTGTGGTCGTGCGTACAGTCCACGTTTCTTGTGGATGTGGCCGAATGCACGTATCTCGGTGATGGGTGGCGAGCAAGCAGCGTCGGTATTAGCAACAGTCAAACGCAGCCAATACCATGCTAAAGGTGAGCACTGGTCAAGCGAGGACGAAGAAGCGTTCAAAGCGCCCGTGCGTCAGCAATTTGATGAGCAAGGCCATCCGTATTATGCCTCGGCTAGACTGTGGGATGATGGCGTGATTGACCCAGCCGATACCCGACAAGTATTGGCACTCGGCTTAAGTGCCGCTTATAACGCACCGATTGAAGACACCACCTTTGGTGTATTTAGAATGTAA